The following are encoded in a window of Candidatus Neomarinimicrobiota bacterium genomic DNA:
- a CDS encoding spore maturation protein, which produces MFQGIINGVSAVAIPVLILAIVGHGWYKKVKVYEVFTDGAKEGFDVAVRIIPFLVAILVAIGAFRASGALDMITGLLAPLTSWIGMPGEIIPMALMRPLSGSGALGIVSELITTHGPDSLIARMASIMEGSTETTFYILAVYFGSVGVTKTRHALPAALTADLAGIIAAVVVTQMVFG; this is translated from the coding sequence ATGTTTCAAGGAATAATCAACGGTGTCTCAGCAGTTGCGATCCCTGTCCTGATCCTGGCCATTGTCGGTCATGGTTGGTACAAGAAGGTTAAAGTTTATGAAGTTTTTACAGATGGAGCCAAGGAAGGCTTTGATGTAGCGGTCCGGATAATCCCGTTCCTGGTAGCCATCCTGGTTGCCATTGGAGCTTTTCGGGCTTCCGGTGCTTTGGATATGATCACTGGATTGTTAGCACCGCTCACCTCCTGGATCGGCATGCCTGGTGAGATTATCCCCATGGCTCTGATGCGTCCCCTGAGCGGTAGTGGCGCCTTGGGTATTGTTTCAGAGTTGATCACTACTCACGGACCGGATTCACTTATCGCGCGGATGGCTTCCATTATGGAAGGATCCACTGAAACTACGTTTTATATTTTGGCCGTATATTTTGGATCAGTCGGAGTTACCAAGACACGCCATGCCCTCCCCGCTGCTCTAACTGCGGATCTGGCCGGGATCATAGCTGCCGTAGTTGTCACGCAGATGGTCTTTGGATAA